Proteins encoded together in one Pontiella desulfatans window:
- a CDS encoding SDR family oxidoreductase, with protein sequence MNNLFNIGDKVIAITGAAGVLAGGTANYLQEQGAFVVYLDLFQDKVDETVAEAKKISDKCCGFACNVLDQDALDKVYDQILETCGRIDVLINGAGGNMPGATIGPDQDVFDLKLEDYSKVLDLNLKGTVLPTMTFAKAFKEQGHGVVINFSSMSSPQALTRVLGYSNAKAAIDNFTRWMATEMALKYGDKIRVNAIAPGFFISNQNRALLTNEDGSYTTRGQQVINKTPFRRFGEQEEVYGTIHYLISGAASFVSGIVVPVDGAFSAFSGV encoded by the coding sequence ATGAACAATCTTTTCAATATTGGGGACAAGGTGATTGCAATCACCGGTGCCGCCGGCGTGCTGGCGGGCGGAACGGCGAACTATCTGCAGGAACAGGGGGCCTTTGTGGTCTATCTCGACCTTTTCCAGGACAAGGTCGATGAAACGGTTGCCGAGGCAAAAAAGATTTCGGACAAGTGCTGCGGTTTTGCCTGCAACGTGCTCGACCAGGATGCGCTCGACAAGGTCTACGACCAAATTCTTGAAACCTGCGGCCGGATCGATGTGCTGATCAACGGTGCCGGCGGCAACATGCCCGGCGCCACCATCGGCCCCGACCAGGATGTGTTCGACCTCAAGCTGGAAGACTACTCCAAGGTATTGGATCTGAACCTGAAGGGCACGGTGCTGCCCACCATGACGTTTGCCAAGGCCTTCAAGGAGCAGGGGCACGGGGTGGTGATCAATTTTTCATCGATGTCCTCGCCCCAGGCACTGACCCGTGTGCTGGGCTATTCCAACGCCAAGGCCGCCATCGACAACTTTACCCGTTGGATGGCCACCGAGATGGCGCTGAAATATGGCGACAAGATCCGCGTCAACGCCATCGCCCCCGGATTCTTCATTAGCAACCAGAACCGTGCGCTGCTCACGAACGAAGACGGTTCCTATACCACACGCGGACAGCAGGTGATCAACAAGACCCCGTTCCGTCGCTTCGGCGAACAGGAGGAGGTCTACGGCACCATCCACTACCTGATCTCGGGCGCCGCCTCCTTCGTGAGCGGGATCGTCGTTCCGGTCGATGGCGCCTTCTCCGCCTTCAGTGGCGTCTAG
- a CDS encoding DUF294 nucleotidyltransferase-like domain-containing protein → MKISSHADRSEQLVGVRAEDIHKWIDGFFDAESFNHFLRTGSRRGFDPYNHRKYRHCAEALEDAYREFESKYTREQIKAVFESHLRDDYDGFIPLQEDFESGMFTEKYHESDERELEKILSEAELSEYFKGSAYPGYGKKQKLLSAGFYWRIVWPTVIAAILFGSSAFTIIVPVFRNSMMKQKKGMIKELTSIAANAVEFYLHQEQSGELTRSEAQAQAAAEVSEMRYGIGNKDYFWITDMQPRMVMHPYRPELVGHDLADYSDSENKSGKKLFAESVELVKADNEGYLEYLWQWMDDPSRAEPKLSFVRGIPEWGWVIGTGIYIHDVEDEIARLSRNLLIADGVIAVAMLALMSNVLYQSRRIEIDRKRAETGLREAKDRYRALVEGSNEGYVLEVGGETVYSNHTLRRMTGYNDAELAGRKIWELLEPGNEINAFAAQHLQELYAHTTSSAEFEARILTKAGDALDVLVSTSRIFFSEKNGHVISFTEIRRGQQHTLQAFYGSDDTPELPLPEIRKKIEEAKTAGQVVQALKEVPELVRAMSDQGVKPGILRETVGSSYDAAIHRFIVQSLQENGSPPVPFAFLSLGSNARNEMTMFSDQDNGLVFADVDPDILPETRRAFLALADDVCGKLRQAGYPYCSGGIMAANPKWCLSLSEWKRQFGKWILKATPQTILEVNIFFDVRCAYGDEPLMRELRGHVQELTQRNPEFYIHFAKNCLGYKAPLGLLGRIRTERKGSEKNIDVKECLKPIETFARIYALRHNVLAPGTLERLQALFEAGAIPEDTYREMVFVFDYLWQLRFFNQIAAHAALSTNIDDLDISTLTDVERDNLQNVLARIPAFQTRLSYDFLGVAAP, encoded by the coding sequence ATGAAGATTTCAAGCCATGCCGATCGATCCGAGCAACTGGTGGGCGTCCGTGCCGAGGACATCCACAAGTGGATCGATGGTTTTTTCGATGCCGAAAGCTTCAACCATTTCCTGCGCACCGGAAGCCGGCGCGGGTTCGATCCATACAACCACCGCAAATACCGCCATTGCGCCGAGGCGCTGGAGGATGCCTATCGCGAGTTCGAAAGCAAATATACCCGCGAGCAGATCAAGGCCGTTTTCGAGAGCCACCTGCGCGACGACTACGACGGATTCATCCCGCTGCAGGAAGATTTCGAGAGCGGCATGTTCACCGAAAAATACCACGAGTCCGACGAGCGGGAGCTGGAAAAAATCCTGAGCGAGGCCGAGCTTTCGGAATATTTCAAAGGCAGTGCCTATCCCGGCTACGGGAAAAAGCAAAAGTTGCTCTCCGCCGGGTTCTACTGGCGCATTGTCTGGCCGACCGTGATTGCGGCCATCCTGTTCGGCTCCTCCGCCTTCACCATCATCGTGCCGGTCTTCCGCAATAGCATGATGAAGCAGAAGAAGGGCATGATCAAGGAGCTCACCTCCATCGCCGCCAACGCCGTCGAATTCTACCTCCACCAGGAGCAGTCCGGCGAGCTCACCCGCAGCGAGGCGCAAGCGCAGGCCGCCGCCGAGGTTTCCGAAATGCGCTACGGCATCGGAAACAAGGACTATTTCTGGATCACCGACATGCAGCCGCGAATGGTGATGCATCCCTACCGCCCGGAGCTGGTCGGCCACGATTTGGCGGACTATTCCGACAGCGAAAACAAGAGCGGCAAAAAGCTCTTCGCCGAATCCGTCGAACTCGTCAAGGCCGACAACGAGGGCTATCTCGAATACCTCTGGCAATGGATGGACGATCCCTCGCGCGCCGAACCCAAGCTCTCGTTCGTCCGCGGTATCCCGGAATGGGGTTGGGTGATCGGAACCGGCATCTATATCCACGATGTCGAGGATGAGATCGCACGCCTCTCCCGGAACCTGCTCATTGCCGACGGCGTCATTGCCGTGGCCATGCTCGCGCTAATGAGCAACGTGCTCTACCAGAGCCGCCGCATCGAGATCGACCGCAAGCGCGCCGAAACCGGTTTGCGCGAGGCGAAGGACCGCTACCGCGCGCTGGTCGAAGGCTCCAACGAAGGCTATGTGCTCGAAGTCGGCGGCGAGACGGTCTATTCCAACCACACCCTGCGCCGCATGACCGGCTACAACGATGCCGAGCTGGCCGGCCGTAAAATCTGGGAACTGCTCGAACCCGGCAACGAGATCAACGCTTTTGCCGCGCAGCACCTCCAGGAACTCTACGCCCATACAACCTCGTCGGCCGAATTCGAGGCGCGCATCCTCACCAAGGCCGGCGACGCCCTCGACGTCCTCGTCTCCACCTCGCGCATCTTTTTCTCCGAGAAAAACGGCCATGTCATCTCCTTCACCGAAATCCGGCGCGGGCAGCAGCATACGCTGCAGGCATTCTATGGAAGCGACGACACCCCCGAACTGCCGTTGCCCGAAATCCGGAAAAAAATCGAAGAGGCCAAGACCGCCGGACAGGTCGTCCAGGCACTCAAGGAGGTGCCCGAACTCGTGCGCGCCATGTCCGACCAAGGCGTCAAGCCCGGCATCCTGCGCGAAACCGTCGGCTCTTCATACGATGCCGCCATCCATCGCTTCATCGTCCAGTCGCTCCAGGAAAACGGCTCTCCGCCCGTGCCCTTCGCCTTCCTCTCCCTCGGCAGCAACGCACGCAATGAGATGACCATGTTTTCCGATCAGGACAACGGACTCGTTTTCGCCGATGTTGATCCGGACATCCTGCCCGAAACCCGCCGCGCTTTCCTGGCATTGGCCGACGATGTCTGCGGCAAGCTGCGGCAGGCCGGCTATCCCTATTGCTCCGGCGGCATCATGGCCGCCAACCCCAAGTGGTGCTTGTCGCTGTCCGAATGGAAACGGCAGTTCGGCAAATGGATCCTCAAGGCCACGCCGCAGACCATCCTGGAGGTCAATATCTTTTTCGACGTCCGCTGCGCCTACGGCGATGAGCCGCTCATGCGCGAATTGCGCGGGCATGTGCAGGAGCTCACCCAGCGGAATCCGGAGTTCTATATCCACTTCGCCAAGAACTGCCTGGGCTACAAGGCGCCGCTCGGCCTGCTTGGCCGCATCCGCACCGAACGCAAGGGGTCCGAAAAAAACATCGACGTCAAGGAGTGCCTCAAGCCCATCGAAACCTTCGCCCGCATCTATGCCCTCCGGCACAATGTCCTGGCCCCGGGAACGCTGGAGCGGCTGCAGGCCTTGTTCGAGGCCGGTGCCATTCCCGAAGACACCTATCGGGAGATGGTCTTTGTCTTCGACTATCTCTGGCAACTGCGCTTCTTCAACCAGATCGCCGCCCACGCCGCCCTCAGCACCAACATCGACGATCTCGATATTTCCACGCTGACCGATGTCGAGCGCGACAACCTCCAGAATGTCCTCGCCCGCATCCCCGCCTTCCAGACCCGCCTCTCCTACGACTTCCTCGGCGTCGCCGCCCCGTAG
- a CDS encoding 23S rRNA (pseudouridine(1915)-N(3))-methyltransferase RlmH, whose protein sequence is MKICILLPGKIKPKALAAAQDEYIRRLKTFGVEVAEYKDEKVSSHSPEQTKQAEADRIFKLLKQGDFLVACDERGKTIQTLEMAELLKAGRQGNHPMAGKRRMVVVVGGALGLAESVRQKADAVWSLSSLVMAGGIARVVLLEGLYRAFTVVENHPYHNE, encoded by the coding sequence ATGAAGATTTGCATATTGCTCCCGGGAAAAATCAAGCCGAAGGCCTTGGCCGCCGCGCAGGATGAATATATCAGGCGGCTGAAAACGTTTGGGGTCGAGGTGGCGGAATACAAGGATGAAAAGGTTTCCTCGCATTCGCCGGAGCAGACGAAGCAGGCCGAGGCCGACCGGATCTTCAAGCTCTTGAAGCAGGGCGATTTTCTTGTGGCCTGCGATGAGCGCGGCAAGACAATCCAGACCCTCGAAATGGCGGAGCTGCTCAAAGCCGGGCGGCAGGGCAACCATCCCATGGCGGGCAAGCGCCGCATGGTTGTGGTGGTTGGCGGCGCGCTTGGGCTTGCGGAATCGGTTCGGCAAAAAGCGGATGCGGTTTGGTCGCTCTCTTCGTTGGTCATGGCGGGGGGTATTGCGCGCGTGGTTTTGCTTGAAGGTTTGTATCGGGCGTTTACAGTCGTTGAGAACCATCCGTACCACAATGAATAG
- a CDS encoding ankyrin repeat domain-containing protein has protein sequence MKNHLVFLLSIALVAALAGCSAEKPSDTSDPKASAKWIAYCQKKAGKAKIPQERSHWLQEAYEHAQAMGDPLPGDVAKIPDLTCSISVMTEDLGTFKWSVAQGAQPGTHYNELVEIWDNGAEWRDITLDRHAKALPVFMDRAIDKYDTRFFTQHAEAFTATGFKVHSPLEKNAFNVKYCRFVADQIDDALQQNDAGKIEFLLDQMPRRTSVAVIDRQTEAYLRDAGDFVYGQQTNETLACKLVALGYDCNKIDLAALPFGPAFTEALRADPAYAVRALHLDEWMGPMSKTEAELLLTLPTDAWDALHKLHIEEAIERCLEIGESEAALQFVELRSARNPLNQGAYTELLNLALQYGDKPMIDFVFKNSGEVNIYNIDIGKLANNQELFETFAPKILANIYQTMDVHPRKDGTTLGRIKQAFASKNEKAGLFLVQKYNLSKAWVGVTEGQTLLMDVCEAGNLEAARYLIEQRGEEIHATTGYSELQITIFGSSRPTEGKLTPIFFAAKGGNSQLIKYLRSRGADINARSNFGTTPLMHAVSANHFDAAKTLIALKAHVNAQMNPSINQIDLREIGNYDEIATAYRRAKTNGNQAILDVLIEAGARP, from the coding sequence TTGAAAAACCATTTAGTATTTTTACTCTCAATCGCATTGGTTGCCGCACTGGCCGGTTGCAGTGCGGAAAAACCTTCCGACACATCCGATCCCAAGGCCTCGGCCAAGTGGATCGCCTATTGCCAAAAGAAGGCCGGCAAAGCCAAAATCCCCCAGGAACGCTCGCATTGGCTGCAGGAAGCCTACGAGCATGCCCAGGCCATGGGTGATCCCCTTCCGGGCGACGTGGCGAAGATCCCCGACCTGACCTGTTCGATTTCGGTGATGACCGAAGATCTCGGCACGTTCAAATGGTCGGTTGCCCAGGGCGCCCAGCCCGGGACGCACTACAACGAGCTGGTGGAAATATGGGATAACGGGGCCGAGTGGCGGGACATCACCCTGGATAGGCATGCCAAGGCCCTACCGGTTTTCATGGATCGGGCGATCGACAAATATGACACCCGCTTCTTCACCCAGCATGCCGAGGCCTTCACCGCGACCGGTTTCAAGGTGCATAGCCCGCTCGAAAAAAATGCGTTCAACGTCAAGTATTGCCGGTTTGTCGCCGACCAGATCGACGACGCCCTCCAGCAAAACGATGCCGGCAAGATCGAATTCCTGCTCGATCAAATGCCGCGCCGCACAAGCGTGGCGGTGATCGACCGCCAAACCGAAGCCTACCTGCGCGACGCGGGCGACTTTGTCTACGGCCAACAGACCAACGAAACGCTCGCCTGCAAGCTGGTTGCCCTGGGCTACGACTGCAACAAGATCGATCTGGCCGCCCTCCCCTTCGGCCCGGCCTTCACCGAGGCCTTGCGGGCAGACCCGGCGTATGCCGTGCGCGCCCTGCATCTTGACGAGTGGATGGGCCCGATGTCGAAAACCGAAGCGGAATTGCTGCTGACGTTGCCGACGGACGCCTGGGATGCATTGCACAAACTACACATCGAAGAGGCCATCGAGCGTTGCCTGGAAATCGGCGAATCCGAAGCGGCGTTGCAGTTTGTTGAACTCCGCTCGGCAAGGAACCCCCTGAACCAGGGCGCCTACACCGAGTTGCTGAACCTGGCGTTGCAATATGGCGACAAGCCCATGATCGACTTTGTCTTCAAGAACAGCGGAGAAGTCAACATCTACAACATCGACATCGGCAAGCTGGCCAACAACCAGGAACTCTTTGAGACCTTTGCTCCGAAAATCCTCGCCAACATCTACCAAACCATGGATGTCCACCCGCGCAAGGACGGAACCACCCTGGGGCGGATCAAGCAGGCCTTCGCCAGCAAGAACGAAAAGGCAGGGCTCTTCCTCGTGCAGAAATACAACCTGTCGAAAGCCTGGGTCGGGGTCACCGAAGGGCAAACACTGCTGATGGATGTTTGCGAGGCGGGCAACCTGGAGGCGGCCCGCTATCTGATTGAACAGCGAGGCGAAGAGATCCACGCCACCACCGGCTACAGTGAACTGCAGATCACCATCTTCGGCAGCTCCCGCCCCACCGAGGGCAAGCTTACCCCGATCTTCTTCGCCGCCAAAGGCGGCAACAGCCAGCTCATTAAATACCTTCGCTCGCGGGGGGCGGACATCAACGCCCGTTCCAACTTCGGAACCACGCCGCTCATGCATGCCGTGAGCGCCAACCACTTCGATGCCGCCAAGACCCTGATCGCGCTCAAGGCGCACGTGAACGCCCAGATGAATCCCAGCATCAACCAGATCGACCTGCGCGAAATCGGCAACTACGACGAGATCGCCACCGCCTACCGCCGCGCCAAGACCAACGGCAACCAAGCCATTCTCGATGTCCTCATCGAGGCCGGCGCCCGGCCTTAG
- a CDS encoding DUF481 domain-containing protein, translated as MSRLSKTLFALVVSTSISVSVSADKEAWSNFAPPEDKKFDWIQLNSGEWLKGKIKVMYNYTLEFDSDELDLLELDMDDVKQIRSSGVQRIMVEKRRRDVEILRGKLVVDGETVKLINGEDVQEINRHRLVSIAGGAQRERDQWSGSFSVGLTARGGNTETTDVTSMANIKRRTAMTRMSIDYIANYSKAKDTQTAKNQRLNGYFDWFLTGRLYWKILGAEYYHDPFVNIESQYSIFSSLGYDLARTSKTEWTANAGGGYQETKFDSVQVGNDDQSNSGFATIGTRLDHEISGDLDFLYDYSARFLNASSGEYTHHMVATLSYELIADLDLDVSFIWDRIGNPTPIESTDDSGVVTVSVPEQDDYQIVVGVAYDF; from the coding sequence ATGAGTCGTTTGAGCAAGACCCTATTTGCTCTGGTTGTATCCACTTCAATATCCGTTTCCGTATCGGCCGATAAGGAGGCCTGGAGCAACTTTGCCCCGCCGGAGGACAAGAAATTCGACTGGATTCAGTTGAATTCCGGCGAATGGTTAAAGGGCAAGATCAAGGTGATGTACAACTATACCTTGGAGTTCGATAGCGACGAACTCGATCTGCTGGAGCTGGATATGGACGATGTGAAACAGATCCGCTCCAGCGGGGTGCAGCGGATCATGGTTGAAAAAAGACGACGTGATGTGGAAATCCTGCGGGGCAAGCTGGTGGTTGATGGCGAGACGGTCAAGCTGATCAACGGCGAGGATGTCCAGGAGATCAATCGCCATCGGCTGGTTTCGATTGCCGGGGGTGCTCAACGTGAGCGCGACCAATGGTCGGGTAGCTTTTCGGTCGGCCTTACGGCCCGCGGCGGAAACACCGAAACAACCGACGTGACCAGCATGGCCAATATTAAGCGGCGTACGGCCATGACCCGCATGAGCATCGATTATATCGCGAACTATAGCAAAGCGAAGGATACCCAAACCGCAAAAAACCAGCGCTTGAATGGCTATTTCGATTGGTTCCTGACCGGCCGGCTCTATTGGAAAATCCTTGGGGCGGAATATTACCACGATCCATTCGTCAACATCGAAAGCCAGTATTCCATCTTCTCTTCGTTGGGTTACGACCTGGCCCGCACGTCCAAAACCGAGTGGACGGCAAATGCGGGTGGAGGTTACCAGGAAACCAAATTCGATTCGGTGCAGGTAGGAAATGATGACCAATCCAATTCAGGATTCGCTACCATCGGTACGCGGCTCGACCATGAAATCAGTGGCGATCTGGATTTTCTCTACGACTACAGCGCACGTTTCCTTAATGCGTCCAGCGGGGAATACACGCACCATATGGTCGCCACCTTGTCCTATGAACTGATTGCCGACCTGGATCTCGATGTCTCATTCATCTGGGACCGGATCGGAAACCCGACCCCTATCGAGTCGACCGATGATTCCGGTGTCGTGACGGTTTCCGTTCCCGAGCAGGACGACTATCAGATCGTTGTTGGTGTTGCGTACGACTTTTAA
- a CDS encoding glycoside hydrolase family protein — protein MGIGIKRFGGLVSGVLLAGSAFGLDNPMATALDGAIVNYNGLYYGMGAGTNGQMLVSGNLVDWGTPVSVLPENVEGPYESLYRNGVFYLFAQGKGYAVSSAPQGPYSSLRKGDLPGEEMRLFQDDGGALLSVNRRAGSKGEGEIILQRHSTPWKTSGKPDLLLDGRRGMWDSLDSADLGEPDILCYRGNYYLLYAANNPSPRTGLREIGLAVSENPLRLTNVDKVSNPVLVRNAERLARSYNVVLPSGEYSGWEGRFITKPPQEDWKQPGVKLSGWRTGQGGFGYPLLIGDTQLHACRTKWQDEQIWVRREFELLRGTPKTPVLNIRHEGAVQVFLNGKLVYQSATPSIAYSNFDISEAAEGVFRDQDNVIAVQAKAPKNAKYRFLDFGIFDADDLPVEPTIYGLNAPRIVPGPNGFETWVAYQAWWNGVPGTGLDRVFFFDKELVIDGPTTKDSPGYHPPPARPTFSDSFPEDESIEWAERWDFDGGGWMSMDGSMRQNASKGVAKAYLKREPQENYLFETFVRFPAKSKGDAGVVAWSDGEHDLVVSVNPYKKTWEYHIEPGSTMPKRYKLPTAFKALEKAPGMGTTPAPFHRLRITKNGGHFGVELNGINLLPGKPIVTKISGAGVPGFYCKDSGAEFDGVTYTAGWDEHNEYITGWGSAADGTSSAGQWSHFKDMGLEQSRHSEPGRAFKGDLLDQYEFTVNVQTEELREREGRLYGVFPVFADRDNYLQAMIDAHSRELVVTGKLRGREIKPIRRPLKCRIARRHLYDKSTAYSDVTSWVYELRSESIISGLDLRWLEGDFDHLQQEFFVPPDDMVIRYAKLDRGRKPNLWDDGRFYDADEPKPREQHPGILNHVAIREVVGNFVGFGLYVSSAIVIDSRTGRYIRDYVPGEDLGANEEIGDDTSETDTESRPREALITLEVESSYFFRCVKLEDKVIIELNGRPMVEVEGEWPASQVGLVTEGEPCFFNGITLMHLPSEE, from the coding sequence ATGGGTATAGGTATCAAGAGGTTCGGTGGTCTTGTCTCGGGCGTTCTATTGGCCGGTTCGGCCTTTGGCTTGGATAATCCGATGGCCACGGCGCTGGACGGTGCCATTGTGAACTACAATGGGCTTTACTATGGCATGGGAGCCGGGACGAATGGCCAGATGCTGGTGTCCGGCAATCTGGTCGATTGGGGAACCCCCGTTTCCGTTTTGCCCGAAAACGTGGAAGGCCCTTACGAAAGCCTCTATCGGAACGGGGTCTTCTACCTGTTTGCCCAGGGCAAGGGGTACGCGGTGTCATCCGCTCCGCAAGGGCCCTATTCGAGCCTCCGCAAGGGCGACCTTCCGGGCGAAGAGATGCGGCTTTTCCAGGATGACGGCGGCGCCTTGTTATCGGTGAACCGGCGTGCGGGCAGCAAGGGGGAAGGCGAGATCATTCTGCAGCGCCATTCGACTCCTTGGAAAACATCCGGCAAGCCGGATCTGCTGCTGGATGGCCGGCGCGGCATGTGGGATTCGCTGGATAGCGCCGACCTGGGCGAACCGGATATCTTGTGCTACCGGGGAAACTATTATCTCCTCTATGCGGCCAACAACCCTAGCCCCCGCACCGGCCTGCGCGAAATCGGGTTGGCGGTCAGCGAGAATCCCCTGCGACTCACCAATGTCGACAAGGTATCGAACCCGGTGCTGGTTCGCAACGCCGAGCGTTTGGCAAGGTCTTACAACGTGGTGCTTCCCTCGGGCGAATACAGTGGTTGGGAAGGGCGCTTCATCACAAAGCCGCCTCAGGAAGACTGGAAACAGCCGGGCGTCAAGCTTTCCGGTTGGCGGACGGGGCAGGGCGGATTCGGCTATCCCTTGCTCATCGGCGATACCCAGCTGCACGCCTGCCGGACCAAATGGCAGGACGAGCAAATCTGGGTTCGGCGGGAATTCGAGCTGCTGCGGGGAACACCGAAAACGCCGGTGCTGAATATCCGCCACGAAGGCGCGGTGCAGGTTTTCCTGAACGGGAAACTCGTTTATCAATCGGCAACGCCGTCCATCGCATACAGCAACTTCGATATATCGGAAGCCGCAGAAGGAGTGTTCCGCGATCAGGACAACGTGATCGCTGTCCAGGCTAAGGCGCCGAAGAACGCGAAATACCGCTTCCTGGATTTTGGCATCTTCGATGCCGACGATCTGCCGGTTGAGCCGACCATCTACGGATTGAACGCCCCGCGCATCGTTCCGGGGCCGAACGGGTTTGAAACATGGGTGGCCTATCAGGCGTGGTGGAACGGGGTGCCGGGCACAGGCCTCGACCGTGTTTTCTTTTTCGACAAGGAACTCGTGATTGACGGGCCGACCACCAAGGATTCCCCTGGCTACCACCCGCCGCCTGCCCGTCCGACCTTCAGCGATTCGTTCCCCGAGGACGAAAGCATCGAGTGGGCGGAGCGCTGGGATTTCGACGGCGGCGGATGGATGTCGATGGATGGCTCCATGCGGCAAAATGCATCGAAGGGAGTGGCCAAGGCCTATCTCAAGCGGGAGCCGCAGGAAAACTACCTGTTCGAAACCTTCGTGCGGTTTCCGGCCAAGTCCAAGGGCGATGCCGGCGTGGTGGCCTGGAGCGATGGCGAACACGATCTGGTCGTGAGCGTCAATCCCTATAAGAAGACGTGGGAGTACCATATCGAGCCGGGTTCGACCATGCCCAAGCGCTATAAGTTGCCGACGGCGTTCAAGGCGCTTGAAAAGGCACCGGGCATGGGCACCACCCCGGCACCGTTCCACCGGCTCCGGATTACGAAGAACGGTGGGCATTTCGGGGTGGAGCTCAACGGAATCAATTTGTTGCCGGGCAAACCGATCGTCACCAAGATCAGTGGCGCCGGGGTTCCGGGATTCTACTGCAAGGATTCCGGGGCCGAGTTCGACGGCGTAACCTATACCGCCGGTTGGGACGAGCACAACGAATACATCACGGGGTGGGGTTCTGCCGCGGATGGCACTTCGTCTGCCGGTCAATGGAGCCACTTCAAGGATATGGGCCTGGAGCAAAGTAGGCATTCCGAGCCCGGCCGTGCCTTCAAGGGCGACTTGCTGGATCAATACGAATTCACGGTCAATGTCCAGACCGAGGAGCTCCGGGAGCGCGAAGGCCGACTCTACGGCGTTTTCCCGGTCTTTGCCGATCGCGACAACTATCTGCAGGCCATGATCGATGCCCACTCCCGGGAGCTGGTGGTGACCGGAAAGCTGCGGGGCAGGGAAATCAAACCCATCCGCAGACCCTTGAAGTGCCGCATTGCCCGTCGCCATCTCTACGACAAGTCGACCGCCTATAGCGATGTTACCTCGTGGGTCTATGAGCTACGCTCCGAATCCATCATCTCCGGACTCGACCTCCGTTGGTTGGAAGGGGATTTCGACCATCTTCAACAGGAATTCTTCGTGCCGCCGGACGACATGGTGATCCGCTACGCCAAGCTGGACCGCGGGCGCAAGCCAAACCTGTGGGACGACGGCCGCTTCTACGATGCCGACGAACCCAAACCCCGCGAACAGCACCCCGGGATCCTCAACCATGTAGCCATCCGCGAGGTCGTCGGAAATTTTGTGGGCTTCGGCCTCTATGTTTCATCCGCCATCGTGATCGACTCCCGCACCGGGCGCTACATTCGCGACTATGTCCCCGGCGAGGATCTGGGAGCCAATGAGGAGATCGGAGACGACACCTCCGAAACCGATACCGAGTCGCGCCCCCGGGAGGCCTTGATTACCCTGGAGGTGGAGTCGTCCTACTTTTTCCGCTGCGTGAAACTCGAAGACAAGGTCATCATCGAACTCAATGGCCGTCCCATGGTTGAGGTTGAAGGGGAATGGCCGGCCTCCCAGGTCGGGCTCGTGACCGAAGGCGAACCCTGTTTCTTCAACGGCATAACCCTCATGCATCTGCCCTCCGAGGAATAA
- a CDS encoding YbaN family protein: MAMGFVLVGLATLGLFLPLLPTTPLLLLAATCFAKSSERCHRWLLEHKVFGATIRNWHEHRCIPRKAKLVAVASILLFGSYAVGIAIENIWIRGIGGIILLIGLVFVVRLKVCEDD; encoded by the coding sequence ATGGCAATGGGATTCGTCCTGGTTGGACTGGCGACCCTAGGCCTGTTTTTGCCCCTGCTGCCCACCACGCCCCTGCTCCTGCTGGCCGCCACCTGCTTTGCCAAATCTTCGGAACGGTGCCACCGCTGGCTGCTGGAACACAAGGTGTTCGGGGCAACCATCCGCAACTGGCACGAGCATCGTTGCATCCCCCGCAAGGCCAAGCTCGTTGCCGTTGCCTCCATCCTGCTCTTCGGCTCCTACGCCGTTGGCATTGCCATCGAAAACATCTGGATCCGCGGCATTGGCGGAATCATCCTGCTGATCGGCTTGGTGTTCGTTGTCCGGCTGAAGGTTTGCGAAGACGATTAA
- a CDS encoding protein-L-isoaspartate(D-aspartate) O-methyltransferase produces the protein MEAERKAMVAVVKAHGVQDDRVLAAMGKVRRHVYIPEAHRGRDSYGDHPCPIGHGQTISQPFIVAYMTQRIGVKPGMRILEIGTGSGYQAAVLAELEAEVFSIEIVPALADHARGVLAAEGYSTVKVKTGDGYKGWPEHAPFDAIIVTCAPADIPKKLVEQLKDGGRMILPVGTGIQQLVILEKAGDSFKEIPDLHVRFVPMVKGSEE, from the coding sequence ATGGAGGCGGAACGCAAGGCGATGGTGGCCGTGGTTAAGGCCCATGGGGTTCAGGATGATCGTGTGCTGGCGGCCATGGGCAAGGTTCGGCGGCATGTCTACATTCCAGAAGCGCATCGCGGTCGCGATTCATACGGCGACCACCCATGCCCGATCGGCCATGGGCAGACGATTTCCCAACCGTTCATCGTGGCCTACATGACGCAGCGCATCGGAGTGAAGCCCGGCATGCGTATTTTGGAGATCGGCACCGGATCCGGCTACCAGGCCGCCGTGCTCGCCGAGCTGGAGGCGGAGGTTTTCAGCATCGAAATTGTTCCCGCGTTGGCGGATCACGCGCGCGGGGTGTTGGCGGCGGAAGGCTATTCAACGGTGAAGGTCAAGACGGGCGACGGCTACAAGGGCTGGCCGGAGCATGCGCCGTTCGATGCCATCATCGTCACCTGCGCACCGGCCGACATTCCGAAAAAACTGGTGGAGCAGTTGAAGGATGGCGGCCGTATGATCCTGCCGGTCGGCACCGGCATCCAGCAACTGGTGATCCTCGAAAAGGCGGGCGACTCCTTCAAGGAAATCCCCGACCTGCATGTGCGCTTTGTTCCGATGGTGAAGGGGAGCGAGGAGTGA